The Bactrocera dorsalis isolate Fly_Bdor chromosome 2, ASM2337382v1, whole genome shotgun sequence region CACATGTGCTTCCACCGAATACAGCATTCATACTGAGACCAATATATATTTGACCACTCAACCCCCAAGGGATGAACCAGCGACCTTCTTTTATTAGACCCTTAGACAACAATTTTATAGATAAAATGGTTGATCAGATTTAGTGAGCTTAAAGcttatataaaactttaaaaattaccaagttaaattttatttaaaaataggtAGTTTCACTATTCTTTCACATCTGAAGTGATAAAACCTTGAAAGATTCGGttaatattttaagatataGTCGAAaccaattaatattatttcggAAAGCATATTGGGTAAACATCTGGATCTACACTGGTTTCAGAGTGATGATCTAACCAAGAGTCAACGCAGGCTATAAGACAATTGTCAGGTCGATAGAATGTGAATGATTTAAGGTTCTGCCtctttgcaaataatatttagttaaataaGCCCTCAGGCCTCTCAGTAGCCACTGAATGAAACCGGGAACTTGTATATATGATTGacttaatttatttagaaattattaGAAGCAGATCAATGTAACCCATCCAAGACTTGAATCTATGTAGGATAGCCCTTCCAAATAAACGCACTTGGTTCAACTTTATAATTAGCatacacttttatttaaaacacaTAAATGTTAAATGTTCATGTATAAACTGAATATGTGACGTCCATCCGTTTGACCGTCATATATGTGTGATGACTGTTTAACGACTGTCCTCTTGTCCTGTTTGTTAAGTTGGTTGTGCCCTGTCAGTCTCCCTATTGTCATAGGTCAGTGTTGCTCTTTGTAAGTGAGGTGAGTATGCGGACGTATTAATAGGTGTGTCCACTACGTGTTGTCCTGTCATCGCTTCCCAcatctattattatttttctaatgtcgacgtcttttttatttctttctctctctcttcctcCAATAGGTTGGGTGGTTACGCGCCTCCGATCAAACTGTGCTCGCACTGCAAGGTCGCGTTGTCACACACAATGCTCGGATAAGCGTCATACATGAAGATGCTCACACTTGGAAATTGAAGATAAGCAAATTGCGCGAAAGTGATCGCGGTTGCTACATGTGCCAAATTAATACGAgtccaatgaaaaagcaaatcGGTTGCATCGATGTACAAGGTaagataaaatgaaaaaagttatggaatattttatggAAAGTTATGTTCAACGACTCACAGCTTCCGTCACCCTCACTgctaaaagcataaaaaaatgtatgttctGTCAGTCTGTTAAAAATAATGCTCCGATGTGCAGCCTTTTACAGAGTGGTAAGTATTCAATCCGACAACACAGAGGCAATACTAGCACTGAGCTCGCTAACTTTGCACTCAAAGCTTGTCAAGAAGTGTCTGTCCTcatagcatcaagctacttcagCAACAGATTGTTTGGATGGCTAATGAATGGGACCGAGTTAGATCTCCATTTCAGTCTTGAATTCTAGCACAGGACCAATGTGGTAGCAGGCGCTGGTCGACGATCTGCTCCTGTGCGACTACAAAATCCTTTTGGCCTAGAGTAGATCACAGGAGATCTTCTTAGCAAAGTTCCTCTTGGCGCACTAGTAGAGGATCTTAGTTGACATTTTCCAATAGGTATTCGTGCTgtaatgcaaaaaattttggCGGACGCAAGTTTTCAAAGTTTTATGGTAGAGACAGCTGTTGCTAAGACTGAGGCGAATCAGGAGACAAGACCGCAAATAACATTGCCCGTCTTAGCAAATATGACTTAGGtccaaagcgctttgtcgatttttaAGGGTCTTACGAGGAGTTGTAGATCATTTTGGTACTTTTTCATAATGGTGTTCCGCGATGTCCAAGTGAGATCGCTGTTAGCACCGATCTCTTAGTCTAACCTTACCTCTTAAGTGATTCACTACTCTCACTGAAACTGCTTAGAGGTTACGTGAGTTTTCAATAccttttttacagatttttttcttctataataaattaattattttattagcaTCAGCAGAGAGCAgcatttcaataatattttgagaatttttcataatttttcataattttttttttttggaaattcagTCATTGGCAGTTGGTTTCCAGAGGCACTGCCCAAAAAGTCTCCTCCTGGTCAGTATAACAAACGAAGGATTAAGTGGTAATCGGAAAAAAATCTTCGATCAATTATGAGGTCTTCTTTTTTAGAAGAactgtgaaaattttcaataaaatcgtTTCATTAGTTTCTGATAAATCGTGaccaccgactttgaaaactaTGTTTCGTGAAAAATACGATCAAAGATTGTTGTAGCTGACCTGTCTAACCTGACGGGCTGCTATcctaaaaagatttttttaaatttcaaaagccATCTAACTCCTAAAAATCAATTCGAGAAATCTTATAATTTCTGCTTCGAATAGAGCATTAAAGACCCGATGAGTTccaataaaacaattttgagTGACCTACGAACTTTTTCGATATACCTATATTTATGTTACGTTAGGTTTGACTCTATGGCTGATCTCCGAGAGAAAGAACACAATCTTATCGAGAAAACCATAGAATGAAGAATTCTTCTTTTTCATTACTGGCGgtgacaccgcttacgcagttatTGCCAAGTTAATAACAGCCAATCGTTTCCTCTTTTTGCTATtcggcgccaattcgagataccaagtgcagtcaggtccttctccacctgatctcttcaacgacgtggaggtcttcttctttctCTACTTCCACCGGCGTATACTGAACCCTTCAAAGTTGGAGTATTCTCtttcatccggacaacatgacctagccagagcagtcgctgtctcttgattgacgaaattatctacgacttcaaactAATGATCGTCACCAGTGACGTGCGAACCAAGTTGCGAATACGATGACTGttcgtttgatgacaggagatatttcgtcttgtccttattcacaaccagacccatacgcttcgcttccttatccagtctttAAAAAACATAACTAACGCGCGAATTTTggggccaatgatatcaatatcatcggcgtacaccAGCAGTTGTACTCTCTTATAGAATATTCTACcctctctatttagctctgcagctcgtattGTTTCATCCAGCAATACAAAAAGTTCCTTCCGATCCTGACGAAAATTAcagtattgctcaacgtcagtttacacagccatgtTAGTTTTGCAGGgcaccaaattcagacataatggcataaaggcagcttcttttcgggCTGTCAAAGCAGCtgtaaaatcgacgaagaggtggtgtgtctCGATCTTTTtttcactggtcttttccaagatttggcgcatggtgagaATCTAGTCGATTGTGGATTTTCCAGATCTAAAATCACATTGAAAATGTCCAATCCGTTTGTTGTTGATGGGCTTCAATCTTTCACACACCAAGCTTGATAAGACGTTATATgtgatattaaggaggcttatcccacggtaattggcACAGGTTGTGGGGTTCAAACCTTCGCCATTCCAGATATTACACTTTCACTGCCGTTAAGTATGTTGGGGAAGGGTTCCCTCCAGAATTTTATAGTATACTTCGgtcatcagtcactagatcgcctctgggggttctacaatagtatgctccggccttgaaaccttccgttaatagccgcatcttttcgtagaatattcgagcattacccctgtcggtccgcttctcaagctcttcatacttacGTATTTTGACCTATCTCCTTTTTTGTCTTcatatgcgtctcgcttccctcttcaactctcggtatttaTCCCACATCGCATAGGCATACATGTTGGTCTGGaaaatttaaatgcaataatGACGGAATTATAGGACGACAATCACAAAAAtcgcaatttttttcttttagcatGGTTTAGCATGGTATTCACCACATACaggtacatactatacatatgtaggtatttcgTCCCTTCATCAAAGTgaacataacttaacataaaCAGCTCAAGTAATTCGCTCTACGAGCGCCTTAATATCCTCAATAATGTTACAAATAAAAGTGAAcactcaataaaaaattttgaattaccCGAAAAGTATGTAAATTTGAACGCAACATAAATGGGCATAAATGAAAAATCTCATTCGCCAATTTGAAGCTCATTACGGCGCTGTCCTTCACAGCAGTTGGCAGCAAGCATTTATGCGAGTCCAAGCACGACAGCTTTATTTAATTATCTGCAcaagaaaaaagagagaggaaAAAATCGAGGAGCGCCATAATAATTCGTGCGCCATGAAGAGTCAGCAGTATCAGTGCCACTTCACTTTTGCAATGCGCTTAAGTCACGTATAATCTTGAGCATTTTTTCCGAGCAACTTAACCTTCAACGCCACTTTGTATACACTACACGTTCGTGTAtacatttatctatatatacaaacacttaTATATCTTCGTCGCCTCTTCATATATTGTGTGTTGGCTTGTCTTGCAGTTCCACCCGACATCATCAACGAGGAATCGTCGGCCGATTTGGCGGTGCAAGAGGGCGAGGATGCCACATTGACCTGCAAGGCGACCGGTAATCCAATGCCGCGCGTCATCTGGCGTCGTGAAGATGGTGATATGATTTTAATACGCAAGCCGGGGAGTCGTGAACTCATGAAAGGTATGTACGCGTGTTATTATTGTAGCTCGTCAACTCCTACTCGTACTCGTGTGCATGTGACGGTGGCAAAACGCCATGGAGTTTGAGTTCGTACGCGTCGTGTGCGCGAGTGCGAGTATATAAACGATTATTTATACACTTTGAAGTCAATAAATCATTCAGGTCGCACGATGTGAAAGTTCTTcaatcacctttatttcaatttgcatttttttcgactttcttTTGTCACTATCGCCTGTTTTTTCTTCACTCTCTCCTTTAGTGGACCACTATAGTGGCTCGTCGTTGCGGCTGGTGCGCTTGGAGCGGCGCCAGATGGGCGCTTACTTGTGCATTGCATCGAATGATGTCCCACCGGCAGTTAGTAAACGCGTTTCGCTCAGTGTACAATGTgagtttcacaaaaaaaaaaataataataataaaaaaattaaaacaaaattgaaaattatttattacatatttatttaattactaattaactttaaaaactttacaaCTAATTTCACATTTGTATTGCCTTCTCTCAGTTGCCCCCATGGTACGCGCTCCAAGTCAATTGTTAGGCACACCGCTCGGCTCCGACGTACAACTGGAATGTCATGTCGAGGCCTCACCATCGCCCGTCTCCTATTGGCTAAAGGGTGCCCGCACTCCCAGCGGCTATGCGAGCATCTCGAATTCGAATTTGGAATCGGGACAGCCGGGGCCGGAGATGCTGTTGGACgggtaaatatttgaaatgttaaatttttataacttattttgttgttgctatcaaaatatataataaatacggATGCATGTGTCTGAGTTTACACTTAGTCAGCTGATATACTATACTTTGTGATACCAGAAAACTCCTGAATCTCATTTATCGATAAAGCGACTTGTAGAGTTGACAAATTATTTacagaattatttaaatttccgCTAGTGCACCTTTAGATAAGAAGCCGACACCGCTTGAAAAAGCTGTATCGTAGTCTGAAACTCGAGCTGGTCGACAGTTATCGACAATAGAGGTCTTCATCAACATTCCCCGCAACCCTTGACCGTAAACCTTTATCATTAAAATGGCTCACGGCCCTTTACGATGGAACTTTTTACGTTATTTCCATTAATAACATAATGGAGATGGGCATCACGTTTAAATATCCAAACATATAAACGTAGGAAACCCGGCTTCTCTGATCAAGTTCATTTGGGTaaacctgcttgatcatatcaaacgtctctgtcacagatttaccgagtttcacccagaatttaatcgcgtaccactcacagaaatacgtcgtgcgaaaatgtttgtcctgactcttcaggtgctcggagacaacagactagccgctcgttcgttagctaggaacgccctctaccgaacaCAGTGGGTGCGTGCACGcttcgaagtacagtcgcggcggaagaaagtcagtcctattactttccggacaaacccaaGACAAATATCAGACCGTATAGGTTTGTTTCGCCAATAAATTGACTTTTGGTCGACTGGTTCGGTTCCATCCGGTTCCGTGGTCCGATTCCGCCAACGTTTGGAACCAGATATCTAATGATGTTATCAAAATTACACTGTGAGATTCATCAATTGAACGGTCACTGACCCAGAAACGAAAAGACAGGCCTCCCGAAAGAGATTCTTAGTGAAGAGTTCATGTGATGAGATATTGGATCgcgtttgaatttaaaaaattaaaatctattgCAGGTTGGTGCAATGTTGTTGTGTCACACGCTACAAATTTATGTCACATGTTGTTGTGATGTACATGTATGATATCATATCAATATCATGTGATGTGCTACTTTTGCAATGATGTGATGTGATATTTTTCACCAAACGGGTTTTTTTATGGAATTGTAAACTCAAATTTATATAACATCATGTATTGTTGTCATGTACGACATGATATCATATCAGCATCATGTGTTACTTCTGTTATGATGTGATGTGATATTTTTGCACCAAACAggcattttgtatgaaattgtaAACTCAAACATGTGTTCATAATTGCAATTACCTAAACGTATACACATAcaagatatactcgtatatttacaTTCGTGTGCGAAAGACGCAAAAAACCATATTTACGCAATAAAAACTTTTCCCATAAAACAGTGACATATGCCCTTTACACTTTTTCTAGTCCCAAATATGGCATAACGGAAAAACGTGATGGCTACCGTGGCGTGATGCTGCTGGTCGTGCGCTCGTTCTCACCCTCCGATGTTGGCACATACCACTGTGTGAGCACGAACTCCCTCGGCCGTGCAGAGGGCACTCTGAGGCTCTATGGTAAGTATGAATATTATGATATGGCATTTATTTATGTGGTGATAGAGATGATTTAATGGAAATAAACGCTGTTTTAAtggttttttatgaaaatagacAGTTTTTTTATGAGAATAGAGAATAAATCGGGGGACAAGTTTTGATATTGTAAgttggcattaaattatatatagtacataatacCTTGAAATCCAAATAGCATTACCCACACACAATTTTTTGGCCTGACTTCTACACCTCATTCGTATCAAGCAAAAGCAAAGTTTAAgggctgaaaataaaaattccagaaTATTTCAATGCCCAAATCCatgttcttttttatatttaaagtgaggaagagctaagttcgggtgcaaccgaacatttcacaCTGCAGCAACTTCCCAGGACCAAAGCCAGGAAAACAACTCAAGATCCGGAACGTCAATCAGAGGTTCGGAATCaaagcaattatatatatatcatattgaccgacatattcgggataaggtttgttagaataaCGAAAATCGATGTATAGGATTTAATACTAATACCATCAagccgtaattttttcgggatgcaatggtgacttatGGAGCACGTGCGGATTGCTGTCTGACCAATAAGGCATAATtagcttattgacgaagccattcagtcagaaatgagcctcatcgctgaaagtgattttttgatgaaaaataaaaataaaaactgttatatatgtatatgtggagtgggcgtggttatcatCTGATTTCACCTATTTTCTCGCTGTCACGAGAGGTGCCGACATAATTCGCCCTGGTTGATATATGTAGCTTTAAGGGTTTGGGTGATATATTATTTAAACCTATGAGGGTgcagggccacgcccacttttaaatattttcaaaccaaA contains the following coding sequences:
- the LOC105223353 gene encoding lachesin isoform X1; this encodes MPQIKPLLIIFLFVATQCPNSSSQNLHVYTYITEPNSQLDPDPEFLGTISNVTYPAGREAILACSVRNLGKNKVGWLRASDQTVLALQGRVVTHNARISVIHEDAHTWKLKISKLRESDRGCYMCQINTSPMKKQIGCIDVQVPPDIINEESSADLAVQEGEDATLTCKATGNPMPRVIWRREDGDMILIRKPGSRELMKVDHYSGSSLRLVRLERRQMGAYLCIASNDVPPAVSKRVSLSVQFAPMVRAPSQLLGTPLGSDVQLECHVEASPSPVSYWLKGARTPSGYASISNSNLESGQPGPEMLLDGPKYGITEKRDGYRGVMLLVVRSFSPSDVGTYHCVSTNSLGRAEGTLRLYEIKLHPGIASINDDHLNFISGIEEAARGGVPATSLATILKLHLTFYIAQLLFSTSVTAPAVSRRA
- the LOC105223353 gene encoding lachesin isoform X2, with product MPQIKPLLIIFLFVATQCPNSSSQNLHEPNSQLDPDPEFLGTISNVTYPAGREAILACSVRNLGKNKVGWLRASDQTVLALQGRVVTHNARISVIHEDAHTWKLKISKLRESDRGCYMCQINTSPMKKQIGCIDVQVPPDIINEESSADLAVQEGEDATLTCKATGNPMPRVIWRREDGDMILIRKPGSRELMKVDHYSGSSLRLVRLERRQMGAYLCIASNDVPPAVSKRVSLSVQFAPMVRAPSQLLGTPLGSDVQLECHVEASPSPVSYWLKGARTPSGYASISNSNLESGQPGPEMLLDGPKYGITEKRDGYRGVMLLVVRSFSPSDVGTYHCVSTNSLGRAEGTLRLYEIKLHPGIASINDDHLNFISGIEEAARGGVPATSLATILKLHLTFYIAQLLFSTSVTAPAVSRRA